Genomic segment of Aliarcobacter trophiarum LMG 25534:
GAATTTCTATCCCCAAAAGAGAAGAAGCTCCAATCAAAGTAGCTAAAATTAATTTTTTCATTCTTTTATTTCCTCATCTATTCTATATGAATTAATAACAAATCCTAAAGGATTTTCAAGTCTTGACTTTGAATTTTGCTTCATAGGCAAGTAATCATAAGTTAAAGTAATTACTTTTATGTTTTCTTTTGTATTGCTAGTAGTTAAATCTTTTTCTTTAGTTTGAACTCTGATTGTGCTTGTCTTAGTTCCATTACTATCGTTTAACACAATAGATAAAATTTCGGCTTCAATTTCAAACTTATTTTTCAAAGTTTCATATCTTCCTGTTTTATCGGCAGTCATAAATTTAATATAACTATCTGAAACTAATTTGCTTGAAAGCATTTGAGTTCTTTCATAATCTTGGTTTAGAGTATTATAATAATATTGTTCTCTAGTTTTTACATATCTAGCTATAAAGTGTTTATCTATTGCTTCATCTGTTTTCATCACTTGTTCTTGTAAATTTGTAACTACTTCAACAAATCCATTTTTATCCACTTTAACAGCAACAACATCAACCCTTTTTAAAGGCAACATTACAACAATCGCAATAACCAAAAGAACAGTTACGAATAATGATATAATAGCAACGAGCCAAGCTCTTTTATTACTTTTATTAATTAGATAACTTCTTGATGTTTCAAAATCTAAAGCATTGCTTTTATCAAAGTTATCATCTGTTACATACTTAGTTTTCATTTTACCACCTTGTCATTTTTTACATTTTGAAAATCTGTATTTTTGTTAATTGGTAACCAATTATCATTTTCACTAAATATTTTTTTACTACTCACTTCATTTGTTACATTTGATGCAGCTGAAACATTTTTATTGTTTGTGCAACCAATAAAAAATAAAGGCAGTAAAAATCCTAAAACTATATATTTCATTTTGTTTTCCCTTTTTTTAAATATTTATTAATATCTATTAACATTAATAAATATTAATTATTGTTTTTTACAAAAAATCAGACATAAAAAAAGGCAGAACTTAAAAGCTCTACCTTTATATATCTTTTCTAAATCCGTTTAAGTAGGTTTTGCAACTTTAGATTGTCTATAATCTTTAAATTGTTCAACAGCTTGTTTAATGTTTCCAGCACTTTGTTTATATTGTGATGGTGCTGATTGACTTCCAGTCACACCACTTTGTACCAATCTTTCTATACTAACAGTTCCAATCTTATCGGCAATTTCAACAGCGATTTTTATTAAACCAAATAATAATAATCCCATCACCAAACTTTGAAATCCAATAGCAAGAATATCGTACCCATCTGTAACACTAGATTGAGCTTTTGCTATATGGTCGCCATATTTTTGTGAAAATTGACTTAACATAAGCCCAACAACAAAAACCGTTAAAAGATTAGTTATAAATATTTGTAGCCATTGAGTGAATACATTTCTAAACCAAGGATATACCCAACTATATATAACTAAAGGAGCTAATAGCATTAATATTTTTAATGTTGTTCCTGTAATTACAACGATTAAAAATGATGGAATAATCCCCAATAAGAAGCCTAAGAAAACCAAAATTATTGCTAAGACTGTTCCCGCGACAGATGAGCCACTATCCCAAAAAGAATATTTTTCAGAAATAACAGTAATTAACTTTACAGTTTCATTGAATTTTTCATCTAGGGCTGAATATAAATTTGTATTTCCCGACATTATATTGTGTAGATTTTCCATACCAATTTTGATGGTATCTAAATAGCCATTTAGGTTTAAAGCAACACCAACAACCAACATTTTTATAGTAATATCCCAAATAAGTTCCCTTAAAGGCTCATTTGATTTACCAGCGAAAGATTGATAAGCTTTAAACATAATTTGTAAAGTGATTGTAATACCTATAAGAGAGGTCAATATTTCGACCACCTCTGTATTTGAAGAAGCAACTAAAAAATCAAAAAAAGAATCTATCCAATTTCCTATGGATTCAAAGAATCCCATACTTTCAACTTATTTTTAAATTTGTTTTTTCTCATTTTAAACTCCTAATATAGTTTTTAATAAGTTGGGATTTTCCCAACTGTTTTTTGTTTAGCTTTATTTGCTAAAGCTTTCCATTCATTTGTTTCTTTTAGTTCTTCAAACCATACATTTACATCTTGACCATATTTTTTTTCAAACATAGCTTTAGTTTCAGTCCATTCTTTGAAATAATTTTCAGGCTTTATTGATAACATCGTTTCTTTAAATTCAACTTTTGCTTTATCATTTACATTTTCACTACAACCACTTAATAAAAGTGCTAGTGCTAAAGCTGTTCCAATAACTATTTTTTTCATTTTGTTTTTCCTTATGTTAATTAATATACAAGAATAATATCATAAAATTATGTATTAATTGTGTATTAATAAATATTAATAAATATTAGTTAATATTAATTAATATTTTGGAACTTTTCCTAAAGTAGAGTAAATTTCTCTTTTTTGTTGCTCCTGTTCTGCTCTTGCCATAGCTTGATTGTTTTTTTCCATCATATCAATTTTCATTTGGATAATTTGCATTTGAGCCATTTCCATATTAATTGCATTTGCTATGTCTTGACTATCTTTTATATCTTGTGAGCTTGATACTCTTTTAGATAACTTTTCTAAATTTTCTGCTGATGTATCCACCATCTTTTTAGTTTCTTGAACTGTTGCAATTTGTGTAACTTCTCTTTGAAGATTCAATTTACAGTTTTCTTTTTGCCAATCTTTGTAAATTTGATTTTCACATCTATCAAAAATATTATATTTTTGAAATAAACTTCTTGATAAATTCCCAATATTTGAACTAGGGTTTGCCATAGCTTTAGCTAAATCCAAATAATCATCACCATATACTTTCGCATATTGTTGTAATCTGTTTAAATCTTTTACAAATCCAACACTATCACGAATCCCCGTTTTACTCATAAGCTCATTTTCATAAGCTGTTAATTGGCTAGAGTAGTGCGAAGCTGTATCACTCCATCTTTCGGCTGTTTCTTTCCACTCTGCTATCTCTTTGATGTTTTGAGCTAAAGTTTGAGCAATAGCAAGAACATCAACTGTTGGTATTCCTGAACTGAATAATAATTGAGTGCTTAAAACGGCACTAAGTAGATATTTTTTCATATTTATTTCTCCATATCTTGATTTTTTGAATGTTTTTTTTCTTTTGGTTTGAAATTAGGTTTTATTTTTGCACCAGTATATCTACTTGCAAAATTCTCTGCTTTTTCTAAATTATCAAACTCTTCATAATTATTCCAATCGCCATTAAAAACAACTCTATATGGTTTTAATTCCTCTTTAGTTGTATCTTTTTTCATTTCCATTTTTTTACATTGGTAAAATTTTATTTATTTAAGTTGTTAAAAAACATAATGTTTACTTTTGAAAAATCTTTTTGAACAGGATTTACTTCTTGTAAAGTTATGTTTGCTGTTACTTGATTATCTAAAAAGTATTTTTGATACTCTTTAATTAAATCACCTCTTCCAATAATTATTATCTCATTTGAATTGTGAGCAACTAAAAAGATTTTTACTAAATCTTCATTTTTAAATAAATATTTTCCAACTTTTTCAGCTGTTGCTTGAAAAGTCCAATTTTGATTTTTTAAATGAGGGTCTTTTGGTACTTTAAACTCTTTTGTAAGCAAAAACTCTTGATTTATAGTTAATGCACTATCTTTATGCCACTTTACAGGCTCGGCATCAGGTATCTTATCAGAACAACCCGACATCATAAAACCAATAGTTGTTAAAACTCCTAAATTAAAAGCTAAAGCTGATAACATTCTAATTGCTGTATTTTTTGTCATTTTCTATCCTTATATGTTTTTATAATAATTTCTAAGCTCATTTACTTTCTTTTCAAGAGGAATCTCTTTTGAAAATATTTCGCTTACCTTGTCAGTATGTACTGCTCCTGTTGATATTATTGAGATATTCTCTTTGCCAAGAGTTGATAAATCTAAATTAACAATCGCAACTTCCTTGCTTCTTTTAACTAAAAAAGGGTATCTTGCTGGATTAAATCCTTTTATTATTTGATACTCTTCAAAAGTACAACTTAAACCTTTTACATAATCATCTTCATTTGCTTTTTCATTTGGGAAAAATATATGTGTTGATGTTTGTTCAACAATTGCTCTAGCAATTTTTAATTTAAGTACATCTTCAACACTTTGTGAAGCCATACCAATAAATCCGTTCTCTTTTCTAATCGTTTTTAATTTATTAAAAACTTCATCTTGAATAAGCTGATTATCAAGCCATTGCCAAAACTCATCAATTCCAAGTCCAAATCTTCTACCATCAATTAATGAAGTAACTCTCATTAAAATATAGAAACTTAAAGGAGCTGATATATCAGGGTCATTTAAAAACTCTGTTCCATCTATTCCATAGAAATTAATATCATCAGGAAAATCAAGCAAATCATTTTCATTGTCAAAAACCCACCCGTATTTTGCACCTTTTTTCCATAATGAAAATCTTTGTTTTAAAGAGTTATCATCGCTATTATCATCTGTTAGATTTTCCAAAAGTAATGAAATCCCATACTTTCTATCCTCTTTGGGAATATAATCCATAATAAAATTAATAGCATTTGTTAGCTCTTTTTCTTCACTTGTTTTTAAAGTTTCACCATTTGCTGTTACAAGTATTTTCATTAATATTTGTAAACTTCTTTTATTATTATCATTGCTTTCAATTGCAAAAGGATTAAATCCTGTTGGAACTCCATTTTGAAGAGTGATATATCTTCCACCAGCACTTAAAATGTTTGCCATTGCTCCATAATCTTTATCAAGATAAACTAAAGTCATTTTTTTAAGATTTTCAGGGATATTTGTTGGAAATGTACTTTTATCAGCAAATTTTAAAAGTTGATTATTTAAAAATTGCAAAAAGGCTGTTTTTCCACCACCTGATTGACCAATTACCAAAAAGTTTCCAAGAGTAAAATCACCAAAATCATTTTTACTTTTTTCAGCGTGAATGTTGAAGTAATAAGGCTGTTTAGATGGTGTTTTTAGTACCGTTACAGCTTCACCCCAGCAATTATTATTCTCTCTTCCTTTTGGGAAATTATGAAGAGCTATTAAACTAGCAAAATTTTCATTATTTATTAAGCTCACTCTAGGTCTTAAAGCATAATTTGTTGGAAATTGTGCAAAATATGTAGATGGTAGAGCCAAATCAGCTAAACTAACCTGTAAACCAACATCTTGTAAATTTGTTATCACTTTATTTGTATTGCTTTTAACCTCTGTTAAATCATTTCCAAATACTGTAATTGAAAAATGATAATCACCAAAAGCTAAATCACCATTTGTTAATCTATCTAAAGCAATATCAAACTGTTCAGCTTGTGTAATTGAATCATCTTCACTAGCTTGAAAATGTTTCTTTTGTTTTTTTAACTTCTCTTTTGCTTTGCTTCTTTGTAACGGTGTAAATGATTGAGTAATTGTATAGTTCACATCTAAATACATTAAAGTATCTAAGATACCTGAAAATGTTGTTGAACAATAATCTTTTATTTCAATTATTTGTGCAAATTTTTTATCACTTGTTGTATAGTTTAGTTGCACTAAATCACCAGCAAATTGTATATTTTTCAATCCACCAATTAAATACTCATTTAAAGGAGCATTTAAAGCCCTTGTTTTTAAGAATTTTCCACCTATTAGATAGTTATAAAATTCTAATTGTGTAGAATACTTTTTCCCATATTCTTGATACACACCTAATTTTCTTGCATTGAATCTTGATAAATTAGCTTCAAGCCTATTTGAATAATCTTTAAACTTAGTCATAAAATTTAAAAGTTCATTTTGAAATTTATTTGAGCTCAAACTTAAAAATTTGCTTTTATCTGTACTATTCAAAAAAGGATTATAAATCATTGTAAGATACAAATTTGTAGCCTTACTACTTCCAGCTGTAAAAGATTTAAAATATAAATCATTGATTTCTTGTAAATATTTATTCTCATAGTTAGCTTTTAAATGTGTATCTACATCGTGCCTAGCACTATGAAAATAAAAAGATACAGGCTCACTCGAAAAAGCAGAAAAAATATTTGCTAACATCTTGTTTATAGAATCTTGATTCTCTTCACTCTCTACTTCGAAAGCAATTCCTTTTATTTCCCAACTGCTAATTAATTGATATTCTTTTGTTAATACAAGAGAATCATCTAATAATGATGAATATGGTATATACTTTTCAAAAGAGGGATTAGAATTTAATCCCAAAATTGAAAGTATAGGATAATCAACTTTGTTGCTCATTTTTCTATACTCCATACTTGAAAATGTTTTAACTCCGTAATATTTTTTATTTAAAGATGGTGTTTTTAGTTTAAAACTTTGAAATAATATGCTATACATAAAATCATCAAAGGTAACTATAAATCGCATTATTAA
This window contains:
- a CDS encoding virB8 family protein: MKTKYVTDDNFDKSNALDFETSRSYLINKSNKRAWLVAIISLFVTVLLVIAIVVMLPLKRVDVVAVKVDKNGFVEVVTNLQEQVMKTDEAIDKHFIARYVKTREQYYYNTLNQDYERTQMLSSKLVSDSYIKFMTADKTGRYETLKNKFEIEAEILSIVLNDSNGTKTSTIRVQTKEKDLTTSNTKENIKVITLTYDYLPMKQNSKSRLENPLGFVINSYRIDEEIKE
- a CDS encoding type IV secretion system protein, with translation MGFFESIGNWIDSFFDFLVASSNTEVVEILTSLIGITITLQIMFKAYQSFAGKSNEPLRELIWDITIKMLVVGVALNLNGYLDTIKIGMENLHNIMSGNTNLYSALDEKFNETVKLITVISEKYSFWDSGSSVAGTVLAIILVFLGFLLGIIPSFLIVVITGTTLKILMLLAPLVIYSWVYPWFRNVFTQWLQIFITNLLTVFVVGLMLSQFSQKYGDHIAKAQSSVTDGYDILAIGFQSLVMGLLLFGLIKIAVEIADKIGTVSIERLVQSGVTGSQSAPSQYKQSAGNIKQAVEQFKDYRQSKVAKPT
- a CDS encoding type IV secretion system protein gives rise to the protein MKKYLLSAVLSTQLLFSSGIPTVDVLAIAQTLAQNIKEIAEWKETAERWSDTASHYSSQLTAYENELMSKTGIRDSVGFVKDLNRLQQYAKVYGDDYLDLAKAMANPSSNIGNLSRSLFQKYNIFDRCENQIYKDWQKENCKLNLQREVTQIATVQETKKMVDTSAENLEKLSKRVSSSQDIKDSQDIANAINMEMAQMQIIQMKIDMMEKNNQAMARAEQEQQKREIYSTLGKVPKY
- a CDS encoding cag pathogenicity island Cag12 family protein; translated protein: MTKNTAIRMLSALAFNLGVLTTIGFMMSGCSDKIPDAEPVKWHKDSALTINQEFLLTKEFKVPKDPHLKNQNWTFQATAEKVGKYLFKNEDLVKIFLVAHNSNEIIIIGRGDLIKEYQKYFLDNQVTANITLQEVNPVQKDFSKVNIMFFNNLNK
- a CDS encoding VirB4 family type IV secretion/conjugal transfer ATPase, which produces MAKQVEILFKGMTRPAMLFGVPILPLISVLALISFVSVWTNIMYILVAIPIVLIMRFIVTFDDFMYSILFQSFKLKTPSLNKKYYGVKTFSSMEYRKMSNKVDYPILSILGLNSNPSFEKYIPYSSLLDDSLVLTKEYQLISSWEIKGIAFEVESEENQDSINKMLANIFSAFSSEPVSFYFHSARHDVDTHLKANYENKYLQEINDLYFKSFTAGSSKATNLYLTMIYNPFLNSTDKSKFLSLSSNKFQNELLNFMTKFKDYSNRLEANLSRFNARKLGVYQEYGKKYSTQLEFYNYLIGGKFLKTRALNAPLNEYLIGGLKNIQFAGDLVQLNYTTSDKKFAQIIEIKDYCSTTFSGILDTLMYLDVNYTITQSFTPLQRSKAKEKLKKQKKHFQASEDDSITQAEQFDIALDRLTNGDLAFGDYHFSITVFGNDLTEVKSNTNKVITNLQDVGLQVSLADLALPSTYFAQFPTNYALRPRVSLINNENFASLIALHNFPKGRENNNCWGEAVTVLKTPSKQPYYFNIHAEKSKNDFGDFTLGNFLVIGQSGGGKTAFLQFLNNQLLKFADKSTFPTNIPENLKKMTLVYLDKDYGAMANILSAGGRYITLQNGVPTGFNPFAIESNDNNKRSLQILMKILVTANGETLKTSEEKELTNAINFIMDYIPKEDRKYGISLLLENLTDDNSDDNSLKQRFSLWKKGAKYGWVFDNENDLLDFPDDINFYGIDGTEFLNDPDISAPLSFYILMRVTSLIDGRRFGLGIDEFWQWLDNQLIQDEVFNKLKTIRKENGFIGMASQSVEDVLKLKIARAIVEQTSTHIFFPNEKANEDDYVKGLSCTFEEYQIIKGFNPARYPFLVKRSKEVAIVNLDLSTLGKENISIISTGAVHTDKVSEIFSKEIPLEKKVNELRNYYKNI